In Zingiber officinale cultivar Zhangliang chromosome 1A, Zo_v1.1, whole genome shotgun sequence, the DNA window CAATGACCTTTTTCAAATCCTATACAATGGTATGTCTCTATCCTTGTCTTGTTTTCCTAAGTGTGACTACCCCCTTATCATTTTATATCTTTACAGTACTAAACATCCATCAATCTTTTGGTTAGGAAGCGAATAACCCCCACCACAGAACTAACCTATACCCATTTTGTGCATCTTTTTTATGCTAGTATGTTCAATGTTGTAATCTATCACTTTGGATATGTAAGAATGGTAATAGTCGATAGGTCATGGTAGCCTTTGGTAACAATATTTTCTCTACTAGTAAATGATCTTGGAATTGATACATTAACCAAACATAGAATAGCAATTTGTTCTCAAGGCCTCCCTAGTAACTTAACAATCAGTGTAGATTAGGAACAATATCTGAGATGTCGACTCCACATTATGTTTTATAGCTGCTGCAGTAATCTTCTATCCAATTGGAACTTGTTTAATTCATGGCATAAGTTATGAAAGATAAGAATGGATACTTGACATATGGACTAGAAATGTATGATGACGGATGTTTTAGCTACTACAACAAAGGCTGCTCCTTTCGACATGGCAAAAGTCTTCCACATTTATCGTCATGAAGGGCGTCGCAGAGGATAGTTTGAACTTTGTTGCACCTCATATATCTTTTTTGAGGAAAGAAACTAGCTGGAGGCTCTCGAAGCTCAAGTCAAATATTCATGTGCAGGGAACTGAGTTAAACAAACTTAACACTGTAGTATCAAAGAAGATTCAGTCTACTTTAGAGTGTTTAGAAGCCTTCAAACAGAATGTCTGGCAGCCTCCAAAGGATCAATAAGCAGATTGCAAGTGTTCAATCTTTGGATGTGTGAGCTTCTTCTTTGGTATACAAGGCTAATTTGTATGAAAATTTTAAGTGTAGAGGCAGCTAAATTCAAGATGGAGCTACATGTTCCATCAATTTCCCTTCTTAATTTGTAGATATTTAGACCTACAAAATTCTGAAGTCTTTAATAAATTAAGCACAGAaacatctattattttttttttagtttagatTGATGCAATTCAGCTGTTTTTTAAGCATGTGTTATGCATGTTCATTgtttcctatttcaagtttttttttaattctattaaacaattttcttaaaattaattttagtatGAATCCTTTTTGTGCACTTGAAATTGTCATTTACATATAGATTGTATagtctttttttaatctttttcctCTAATgattattcaaattaattaacttaacttttattagattagttaatgctttttattcttcttctatgttttgtatgttcATTCCTGGACTCCTGGATTCAACTCTTGATtgttaaaaattatcataaaaattaGTTTACGGATTTAAAGAGTACACTAAACAGTGAGTgcagaatttaaataatatataaatatatatatttttaatagatttatttaaaaaaaaaatttttttgaagtaaatagttaattaattaattaatttaaagaatATGTAATTTAGATCaatattaatttttgttttttaataATGCAAGTGTCCATTCTTACCTTCTATCTAGAAGGCGATGAGTCTCATCTTATATAAGTTTTACATTGATCTGCAAGGTGGATCATAAAAATACTATAATAAGGTTTTAACAATAGACTCTGCCTCATCGTTATCCTTATAAGACACTGAATCACGGGCTTTTTCTATCTATGAGTACTTTGGCCTCCGACCATGCAACTTAAATTTTTTCATTAAATTCAGCAACGGCACATATTCTAAACGAGCATCGAATCATGACATCCAAATTTTGtcgtttgtaaaatttaaaattttcattaaaatttttttataattgtgTAGATGAGGTTGAGATTTTAAATTAAgaataagtttgaattttcaaatctgtTTTTTCTTTTGAAGGTGAAGTCAATAATTAATGCACATGATTgatcatttttaaataatttaaaaataaattatttgataagttaattataatatttcaatttataaataattagtaataattaaaattatatatttttttaaaataaatatatttgagataagttaaaaaaatataaaaatgattataattaaattaaattaaattaataaaataattaaatattaaagaaaatgataaactatattaaattaaaaattaaaaattaattaatttattaattgttaattataaataaattaaattaaagattataattaattaaaatatcaaatgaaaattatataaagatattaaatgaaaaaaattatatgCAGGTTTTTTTTAATTGGGAAGAGAATGATAGATTTGTattgaaattgatgtaatataCATGGAGTCATGCAATTATATGTGGagagaattataaaaaaaaaaactcactcaAAACTTTAACGAttgagaatattttaataaatttttataatattaatgtGGCaagttagaatttaaaaaaaaattcatccaAAATTTTAACGATGTTATTAACCTTTGCATCATACCGGTAAGGATAActaaattcatatttaaaaaatattaaatcaaataatattaaatatggaCCATCGATTTAGTGATATGAAAATTCGAGAAATGCTAATGGTGAGTGATCTCGAAGCTAGCATCCCGCAGTTGAAAGATGCGAGGGCAGAATTGTAAAAGTGAACTGATGAAAGGAGAAGGGAgtaaacgagcaacgccgacgcGTGACCCGCGAGGGCATCTCGAACTAGGGTTTTACTGCCCCAAGAAGAATCGTTGTGGAATCGCAAGTACTCTCTCGCATGACCCAGGTACGATCCAAGGATAGAGGTCTCCATGTCGATCTAAGTCTGGTGAGCAGTAGATccctcttgcttctcttcttcacCCTGATTTGTTCTTTCCTATGAGGTGAACCGCATCCGTGTTTTATCTCAATCGTTCCAAGATTACTTTTTTAGCCTGTGATAATACATTTTTACCAGTTCCCTTTGCTACAACCATTACTATTACAGATGAAGGATACTAATAATACAAATGGGGAATGTATAGATGATAGTTATATCACGATTCCTAATTCTTTGAGGTCAATGGGGAATGAATAATGTCCTATCCTTTAACAACCTTCTcatcgagtttgtgttttcttcttaaCACAGATTTGTGTTGTTCTGTCTTAACATTGATTATTCTGTTTATAATTGTTATTTTTAAGTAAATTATCCCTTATTATTTATATTGTTATGTCATATTTATAACCTTATGTCATTGAGTTCAGATTTGGGAATCATCTCATATGTATGAGTTTGTGCCAGTGGTAAGATTGATACCAGATTACCAGCTTTCTAATGTTACAAGTACTTTGCCGAAATTGcaaattctttttgaaaaaaaaatattcttgctCTGTAAGACTGTAGTTTTTGATCATTTACGAAGTGGTATATTAAGATAGATTACTTCTCCAGAAGACTTCTCTGATATACTGGTGGAATTTGTTTGTCGTTTGTGTACACATTGGAATCTTATATATTTTGAAGAAGGGTAACTGTAGCTAATTGCTTAGAGTGGGAAATTTTTTTGTATTGCCCCAGTTTCTAATGATATGTTTTATGACGGAGAGAATGATGATGGAGCTTCCCCTTTAATCTTATAATATGGGAGAAATTTTACCATATGAAACATGGTTTTCTTCTTGCTATATTATCCCTGATGAACATCACTGTTATGTGGTTTTCATTTTGGATGTCAATCAGTGCCTTCGATTGGTAGCCTGTACAGATTGTCTGCAAAGGCTTTTTTTATGGATTCTATACTCAGGTTTCTAGTTGTCCTTGCACAATCTGAGGTGAAGCAATGTGCCAAAGATGATGTCTCTGGAGCTCATGGTTGTGTGTTTGGATTAATTTGTGTTTACACAGGTGTAAAAACATCCATGTGAATTATCCGCACCCCTATAATAAAATGGCATATACTTAAGCCATGGTATGAGTTAGTTAATCTTTGCATCCTTCTTATTCAAACAAAATCATcaccaaataaataaaaaagaggcATAAAAGGGCCTAAACTGGGAAGGAAAGAGTAATACATTTAAGTCAATCAAGCTTAGCCTCAATATTGGTTAAATTTGTTGATCATGAGTATAAATTTGGTGGAACTCAATTAGTTTTGATTGCTGCAAACTAATTCCATATCCATACATCGAACCTTTAGTTGGACCATGTCAGTTATTATATATAACTATTTCTTCTCAGATAGATCATGTCAGTGACTTATCATGTATACTTGATTCCTCCTAACTAAAGTATTAATATCATGTCTCACCTTTGTGGTTCTTTATTTGAAAGACGAGCATCAAATAATTGACTCTTCCTGCAGCTTCTTATGATAATTAAAGGGCTCTTCAGGAGGTATAAGAGATGGAATCCTGTACACCCCACTATTGGCACATTTTGGGGAATGGGCATAGGTGTGGGATGTGGCGTGGGATGGGGTCCTGGTTTTGGTCCTGAGGTCATTGGATATGTCGGGGCAGGCTGTGGTGTAGGATTCAGCGTGGGCATTACTCTGGCCGGTATCGATGTTGGCCTTCCCCGCAATGACCTTTTTCAAATCCTATACAATGGTATGTCTCTATCCTTGTCTTGTTTTCCTAAGTGTGACTACCCCCTTATCATTTTATATCTTTACAGTACTAAACATCCATCAATCTTTTGGTTAGGAAGCGAATAACCCCCACCACAGAACTAACCTATACCCATTTTGTGCATCTTTTTTATGCTAGTTTGTTCAATGTTGTAATCTATCACTTTGGATAGGTAAGAATAGTAATAGTCGATAGGTCATGGTAGCCTTTGGTAACAATATTTTCTCTACTAGTAAATGATCTTGGAATCGATACATTAACCAAACATAGAATAGCAATTTGTTCTCAAGGCCTCCCTAGTAACTTAACAATCAGTGTAGAACAGGAACAATATCTGAGATGTCGATTCCACATTATGTTTTATAACTGATGCAGTAATCTTCTATCCAATTGGAACTTGTTTAATTCATGACATAAGTTACGAAAGATAAGAATGAATACTTGACATGGACTAGAAATGTATGATGAGGAATGTTTTCAGCTACTACAACAAAGGCTGCTCCTTTCGACATGGCAAAGTCTTCCACATTTATCGCCATGAAGGGCGTCACAGAGGATAGTTTGAACTTTGTTGCACCTCATATATCTTTTTTGAGGAAAGAAACTAGCTGGAGGCTCTCGAAGCTCAAGTCAAATATTCATGTGCAGGGAACTGAGTTAAACAAACTTAACACTGTAGTATCAAAGAAGATTCAGTCTACTTTAGAGTGTTTAGAAGCCTTCAAACAGAATGTCTGGCAGCCTCCAAAGGATCAATAAGCAGATTGCAAGTGTTCAATCTTTGGATGTGTGAGCTTCTTCTTTGGTATACAAGGCTAATTTGTATGAAAATTTTTAAGTGTAGAGGCAGCAAAATTCAAGATGGAGCTACATGTTCCATCAATTTCCCTTCTTAATTTGTAGATATTTAGACCTACAAAATTCTGAAGTCTTTAATAAATT includes these proteins:
- the LOC122036206 gene encoding cadmium-induced protein AS8-like, which translates into the protein MTQVRSKDRGLHVDLSLLLMIIKGLFRRYERWNPVHPTIGTFWGMGIGVGCGVGWGPGFSPEVIGYVGADCGVGFSVGITLAGIGVGLPRNDLFQILYNGMSLSLSSAASSTFIVMKGVAEDSLNFVAPHISFLRKETSWRLSKLKSNIHVQGTELNKLNTVVSKKIQSTLECLEAFKQNVWQPPKDQ
- the LOC122036213 gene encoding uncharacterized protein LOC122036213 isoform X3, with amino-acid sequence MRGQNCKSELMKGEGSKRATPTRDPRGHLELGFYCPKKNRCGIASTLSHDPATTTKAAPFDMAKSSTFIAMKGVTEDSLNFVAPHISFLRKETSWRLSKLKSNIHVQGTELNKLNTVVSKKIQSTLECLEAFKQNVWQPPKDQ
- the LOC122036213 gene encoding cadmium-induced protein AS8-like isoform X1; this encodes MTQVRSKDRGLHVDLSLLLMIIKGLFRRYKRWNPVHPTIGTFWGMGIGVGCGVGWGPGFGPEVIGYVGAGCGVGFSVGITLAGIDVGLPRNDLFQILYNATTTKAAPFDMAKSSTFIAMKGVTEDSLNFVAPHISFLRKETSWRLSKLKSNIHVQGTELNKLNTVVSKKIQSTLECLEAFKQNVWQPPKDQ
- the LOC122036213 gene encoding cadmium-induced protein AS8-like isoform X2; its protein translation is MTQLLMIIKGLFRRYKRWNPVHPTIGTFWGMGIGVGCGVGWGPGFGPEVIGYVGAGCGVGFSVGITLAGIDVGLPRNDLFQILYNATTTKAAPFDMAKSSTFIAMKGVTEDSLNFVAPHISFLRKETSWRLSKLKSNIHVQGTELNKLNTVVSKKIQSTLECLEAFKQNVWQPPKDQ